In one window of Phalacrocorax carbo chromosome 22, bPhaCar2.1, whole genome shotgun sequence DNA:
- the RRAGC gene encoding ras-related GTP-binding protein C isoform X1 yields the protein MALQFGGAGAAGTAEEPALVGGSFGAADSFPKDFGYGEEEEEAELEGGPGPGGPGGGAGGPGGGAGGADSKPRILLMGLRRSGKSSIQKVVFHKMSPNETLFLESTNKIYKDDISNSSFVNFQIWDFPGQMDFFDPTFDYEMIFRGTGALIYVIDAQDDYMEALTRLHITVSKAYKVNPEMNFEVFIHKVDGLSDDHKIETQRDIHQRANDDLTDAGLEKLHLSFYLTSIYDHSIFEAFSKVVQKLIPQLPTLENLLNIFISNSGIEKAFLFDVVSKIYIATDSSPVDMQSYELCCDMIDVVIDVSCIYGLKEDGTGSAYDKESMAIIKLNNTTVLYLKEVTKFLALVCILREESFERKGLIDYNFHCFRKAIHEVFEVGVASHRICNHQSSSSNMKAVTHNGTPRNAV from the exons ATGGCTCTGCAGTTCGGCGGGGCAGGCGCGGCGGGCACGGCTGAGGAGCCGGCGTTGGTGGGGGGTAGCTTCGGGGCTGCGGACTCGTTCCCCAAGGACTTCGGCtacggggaggaggaggaggaggcggagctGGAGGGAGGCCCAGGGCCCggcgggcccggcggcggcgcgggcgggcccggcggcggcgcgggcggggcgGACTCCAAGCCGCGGATCCTGCTTATGGGGCTGCGGCGCAGCGGGAAGTCCTCCATCCAGAAG GTGGTGTTCCACAAAATGTCTCCCAATGAGACTCTGTTCTTGGAAAGTACCAACAAGATCTACAAGGATGATATTTCCAACAGTTCATTTGTGAATTTCCAAATATGGGATTTTCCTGGACAGATGGACTTTTTTGATCCAACATTTGATTATGAGATGATCTTCAGAGGAACAGGTGCTCTAATATATGTCATTGATGCCCAG GACGACTACATGGAAGCTTTAACAAGACTCCACATCACAGTTTCAAAAGCCTACAAGGTCAACCCGGAAATGAACTTTGAAGTTTTTATTCATAAAGTTGATGGTTTATCGGATGACCATAAAATAGAAACTCAGAGGGATATTCATCAGAGGGCTAATGATGACCTTACAGACGCTGGGCTTGAAAAACTTCACCTTAG CTTTTATTTGACCAGTATCTATGACCATTCAATATTTGAAGCCTTCAGTAAAGTGGTACAGAAGCTCATTCCGCAACTGCCAACGCTGGAAAACCTACTAAATATCTTTATATCA AATTCAGGCattgaaaaagcttttctcttcGATGTAGTCAGCAAAATATACATCGCAACAGACAGTTCCCCTGTGGACATGCAGTCATATGAGTTGTGCTGTGACATGATTGATGTAGTGATAGATGTTTCCTGTATATATGG GTTAAAGGAAGATGGCACTGGAAGCGCTTATGATAAAGAGTCAATGGCGATTATCAAGCTCAATAACACAACGGTCCTGTACTTAAAGGAAGTAACAAAGTTTTTGGCATTAGTTTGCATTCTTAGAGAAGAGAGTTTTGAGCGCAAAG GTCTGATAGACTACAATTTTCACTGCTTCCGCAAAGCCATTCATGAAGTCTTTGAAGTAGGTGTTGCCTCCCACAGAATCTGCAACCATCAATCAAGCTCCTCAAATATGAAAGCAGTGACTCACAATGGCACCCCTAGGAATGCAGTCTAG
- the RRAGC gene encoding ras-related GTP-binding protein C isoform X2, whose protein sequence is MLLFRQFLLFHVGACGEAGVRGGSCLQTLASQNGLRSSALERKVVFHKMSPNETLFLESTNKIYKDDISNSSFVNFQIWDFPGQMDFFDPTFDYEMIFRGTGALIYVIDAQDDYMEALTRLHITVSKAYKVNPEMNFEVFIHKVDGLSDDHKIETQRDIHQRANDDLTDAGLEKLHLSFYLTSIYDHSIFEAFSKVVQKLIPQLPTLENLLNIFISNSGIEKAFLFDVVSKIYIATDSSPVDMQSYELCCDMIDVVIDVSCIYGLKEDGTGSAYDKESMAIIKLNNTTVLYLKEVTKFLALVCILREESFERKGLIDYNFHCFRKAIHEVFEVGVASHRICNHQSSSSNMKAVTHNGTPRNAV, encoded by the exons ATGTTGCTGTTTAGgcaatttctgctttttcatgtgGGCGCGTGTGGCGAAGCTGGAGTGAGGGGAGGCTCCTGCTTACAGACGCTTGCTTCCCAGAACGGACTCCGATCATCTGCCCTAGAGAGGAAG GTGGTGTTCCACAAAATGTCTCCCAATGAGACTCTGTTCTTGGAAAGTACCAACAAGATCTACAAGGATGATATTTCCAACAGTTCATTTGTGAATTTCCAAATATGGGATTTTCCTGGACAGATGGACTTTTTTGATCCAACATTTGATTATGAGATGATCTTCAGAGGAACAGGTGCTCTAATATATGTCATTGATGCCCAG GACGACTACATGGAAGCTTTAACAAGACTCCACATCACAGTTTCAAAAGCCTACAAGGTCAACCCGGAAATGAACTTTGAAGTTTTTATTCATAAAGTTGATGGTTTATCGGATGACCATAAAATAGAAACTCAGAGGGATATTCATCAGAGGGCTAATGATGACCTTACAGACGCTGGGCTTGAAAAACTTCACCTTAG CTTTTATTTGACCAGTATCTATGACCATTCAATATTTGAAGCCTTCAGTAAAGTGGTACAGAAGCTCATTCCGCAACTGCCAACGCTGGAAAACCTACTAAATATCTTTATATCA AATTCAGGCattgaaaaagcttttctcttcGATGTAGTCAGCAAAATATACATCGCAACAGACAGTTCCCCTGTGGACATGCAGTCATATGAGTTGTGCTGTGACATGATTGATGTAGTGATAGATGTTTCCTGTATATATGG GTTAAAGGAAGATGGCACTGGAAGCGCTTATGATAAAGAGTCAATGGCGATTATCAAGCTCAATAACACAACGGTCCTGTACTTAAAGGAAGTAACAAAGTTTTTGGCATTAGTTTGCATTCTTAGAGAAGAGAGTTTTGAGCGCAAAG GTCTGATAGACTACAATTTTCACTGCTTCCGCAAAGCCATTCATGAAGTCTTTGAAGTAGGTGTTGCCTCCCACAGAATCTGCAACCATCAATCAAGCTCCTCAAATATGAAAGCAGTGACTCACAATGGCACCCCTAGGAATGCAGTCTAG